The following coding sequences are from one Sesamum indicum cultivar Zhongzhi No. 13 linkage group LG11, S_indicum_v1.0, whole genome shotgun sequence window:
- the LOC105173332 gene encoding uncharacterized protein LOC105173332, giving the protein MDKPLPQTLSAGSTSDKRVTLERLHVDIRKVQSIILASTSNDIQKQYDRLDHVASILQRMKEVYAFPNGYTRYVDTKEFFRNMMAEGSFVQEHGVKMLSLARKLENLKVGLNNNTYIDMILQLLPPFFESFIINSNMNGLEKTINELINMLVQYEATTKKFALSVLVERLRLLRRKARGPDI; this is encoded by the coding sequence ATGGATAAGCCGCTTCCTCAGACATTGTCGGCTGGGTCCACATCTGACAAGCGTGTTACATTAGAAAGATTGCATGTAGACATCCGCAAAGTTCAAAGCATCATACTGGCTTCCACGTCTAATGACATACAGAAGCAGTATGATAGGTTAGATCATGTCGCCTCAATTTTGCAACGTATGAAAGAGGTTTATGCATTTCCAAATGGGTATACTAGGTATGTGGACACTAAAGAATTCTTCAGGAATATGATGGCTGAAGGGTCCTTTGTGCAAGAGCATGGGGTgaagatgctatccctagcGAGGAAGCTCGAGAACCTAAAAGTTGGGCTTAATAATAACACGTACATTGACATGATCCTTCAGTTACTTCCTCCATTCTTCGAATCATTTATTATCAACTCCAATATGAATGGTCTTGAGAAAACCATCAATGAGTTGATAAATATGTTGGTACAATACGAGGCAACGACTAAAAAGTTTGCACTGTCGGTATTGGTGGAGAGGCTTCGACTTCTAAGGAGAAAGGCAAGAGGGCCGGACAtttga